In a single window of the Cupriavidus sp. P-10 genome:
- a CDS encoding fimbria/pilus outer membrane usher protein, whose protein sequence is MPSRHVPFRLRPLHAVLLALFASGAGAAGQPDASPQRARPVQEVEFSDTFLQGTAGGVADLSRFSKGNPALPGHYRAELYVNEIWLGRADVELRQSGDPAAPAVPCFDHSLLERVGVDLARLPAAASLDGNGCQPLPALVADATASFDNGEQRLDVSVPQAAMVRRARGYVSPENWDDGVPAARLQYNANVYHSDASSLSTTQAYVGLNAGINVGPWRFSHQGSLNRDERQGTRYQSVLTNLQRAIAPWKSQLVIGDAFTDGTLFDSIGFRGVRLASDERMYPESLRGYAPIVRGIARSNARVQVRQQGNILYETTVAPGPFEIDDLYPTGYGGDIEVVVTEADGSVHVSAMPYAAAVNALRAGQSRYSVTAGQYRSTVMQGSTLLLQGTYLHGFANMVTGYGGFVAAQGYGAIAAGIALNTDLGAFGADITHASTRLQGQPDRSGQSVRLSYSKLVAPTNTNVSVAAYRYSSRGYLGLADAMSWLALDQAGRLQSLPTARGKLQLSINQALPAGYGNFYLTGSVQSYWQGSGTASQFQAGYNNAYRAIAYGVSASRQLNVATGKWDTRVMLTVGVPLGKSSHAPYSLTSLERGSDGTGTAQETVTGTLGSDNAFSYSLNAGRSGGASGSANSIGGSASYVSPFATMTASASRSTAYAQAGAGISGGIVAYADGVAFSPTLGDTVAVVEAKDAAGARLANGAGLRVDPWGHAVVSNLVPFARNEIEIDPQGLPLEVELKSTLQRVAPTAGAVVRVRFKTENPGRAAILRTRLPDDAPLPFGAEVFNGDGRPVGTVAQAGRVLVRGLTARWGQAGGDACTLHYDLGKPGNGTAAMVVRDALCTR, encoded by the coding sequence ATGCCTTCCCGTCACGTCCCGTTTCGCCTGCGCCCGCTTCATGCCGTGCTGCTGGCCCTGTTCGCCAGCGGCGCAGGCGCGGCCGGACAACCCGACGCCAGCCCGCAGCGTGCCCGCCCCGTACAGGAAGTGGAGTTCAGCGATACCTTCCTGCAGGGCACGGCGGGCGGCGTTGCCGACCTGAGCCGCTTCAGCAAGGGCAATCCGGCGCTGCCCGGCCACTACCGTGCCGAGTTGTATGTCAACGAGATCTGGCTGGGCCGCGCCGACGTGGAGCTGCGCCAGTCCGGAGACCCCGCTGCCCCTGCGGTGCCGTGCTTCGATCACAGCCTGCTGGAGCGCGTCGGTGTCGATCTGGCCAGGTTGCCGGCCGCCGCATCGCTGGACGGCAACGGCTGCCAGCCGCTGCCAGCTCTGGTCGCCGACGCCACGGCGAGCTTCGACAACGGCGAGCAGCGGCTCGATGTCAGCGTGCCACAGGCTGCGATGGTGCGCCGCGCGCGTGGTTACGTCAGCCCGGAGAACTGGGACGACGGCGTACCGGCGGCGCGCCTGCAGTACAACGCCAACGTCTATCATTCCGACGCATCCAGCCTGTCGACCACGCAGGCCTATGTGGGCCTGAACGCCGGCATCAACGTGGGACCGTGGCGCTTCAGCCACCAGGGCAGCCTGAACCGTGACGAACGGCAAGGCACGCGCTACCAGAGCGTGCTGACCAACCTTCAGCGCGCCATTGCACCATGGAAAAGCCAGTTGGTGATCGGCGATGCCTTTACTGACGGCACGTTGTTCGACAGCATCGGCTTTCGCGGCGTGCGCCTGGCCAGCGACGAGCGGATGTATCCCGAATCGCTGCGCGGCTATGCCCCCATCGTGCGCGGTATCGCGCGCAGCAATGCCCGCGTGCAGGTCCGCCAGCAAGGCAACATCCTCTACGAAACCACGGTGGCACCGGGGCCGTTCGAGATCGATGACCTGTACCCGACCGGCTATGGCGGCGATATCGAGGTCGTTGTCACCGAGGCGGACGGCAGCGTGCACGTGTCGGCAATGCCGTACGCCGCCGCGGTGAATGCCCTGCGCGCCGGCCAGAGCCGGTACAGCGTCACCGCGGGCCAGTACCGCAGTACCGTGATGCAGGGCTCGACGCTGCTGCTGCAGGGCACCTACCTGCATGGCTTCGCCAACATGGTCACCGGCTACGGTGGCTTCGTGGCCGCGCAAGGCTATGGTGCAATCGCCGCCGGTATTGCGCTGAACACCGACCTGGGCGCTTTCGGCGCGGACATCACGCATGCCAGCACCCGGCTGCAGGGGCAACCCGACCGCAGCGGCCAGAGCGTGCGGCTGAGCTACAGCAAGCTGGTAGCACCAACCAACACCAATGTTTCGGTAGCGGCGTACCGCTACTCCAGCCGCGGCTACCTTGGCCTCGCTGATGCCATGTCCTGGCTCGCGCTGGACCAGGCGGGGCGGCTGCAAAGCCTGCCAACCGCGCGGGGCAAGCTGCAGCTGAGCATCAACCAGGCCTTGCCGGCCGGCTATGGCAATTTCTACCTGACCGGATCGGTGCAGAGCTACTGGCAGGGCAGCGGCACTGCCAGCCAGTTCCAGGCCGGCTACAACAATGCTTACCGCGCCATTGCCTATGGCGTGTCGGCGTCGCGGCAGCTGAATGTCGCCACCGGCAAGTGGGACACGCGCGTGATGCTGACCGTCGGCGTGCCGCTGGGCAAGTCGTCACACGCGCCTTACTCGCTGACCAGCCTCGAGCGTGGCTCCGACGGCACCGGCACGGCGCAGGAGACCGTGACCGGCACGCTCGGCAGCGACAACGCCTTCAGCTACTCGCTCAATGCGGGCCGTAGCGGCGGCGCGTCCGGCAGCGCCAACAGCATCGGCGGTAGTGCCTCCTATGTGTCGCCGTTTGCAACGATGACCGCCAGCGCATCCAGGAGCACCGCCTATGCGCAGGCCGGTGCAGGCATTTCCGGCGGTATCGTGGCCTATGCGGATGGCGTGGCATTTTCGCCGACGCTCGGCGATACGGTCGCGGTGGTCGAGGCCAAAGACGCCGCGGGCGCGCGCCTCGCCAATGGCGCCGGGCTGCGCGTCGACCCGTGGGGCCATGCGGTGGTATCGAACCTGGTGCCGTTCGCGCGTAACGAAATCGAGATCGATCCGCAGGGCCTGCCGCTGGAAGTCGAGCTCAAGTCGACGCTGCAGCGGGTCGCGCCCACCGCGGGCGCTGTAGTGCGGGTGCGCTTCAAGACCGAAAATCCCGGCCGCGCGGCAATCCTGCGCACACGCCTGCCAGATGACGCGCCGCTGCCGTTTGGCGCCGAGGTGTTCAATGGAGACGGCAGGCCGGTGGGGACCGTGGCGCAGGCAGGCCGCGTGCTGGTACGCGGGCTGACAGCGCGGTGGGGCCAGGCCGGCGGCGATGCCTGCACGCTGCACTACGACCTCGGCAAGCCCGGCAATGGCACGGCGGCGATGGTTGTCAGGGACGCCCTTTGCACGCGCTGA
- a CDS encoding fimbria/pilus periplasmic chaperone, with translation MLPTSLRNSLASALAVLVLSFALPASASVVVGGTRVVYRGTDKEVTLKLTNEGQSPALTQAWIDAGTATPSPTSIEVPFTVTPPITRIDPGKGQTLRILYTGERLPQDKESLFWLNVLEVPPKPSADESGVNSLQMAFRSRFKLFFRPSGLPGSAMEAPAALRWELGSRDGKPALVAHNPTPYHVSPVTVEVIAGEHIVKATDPDMIAPGATAAFHLDSNVRNPAGATVRVHCINDFGGRDKFSAPLSASGSR, from the coding sequence ATGTTGCCCACATCCCTACGTAATTCGCTGGCCTCCGCGCTGGCCGTGCTGGTGCTGTCGTTCGCTCTGCCCGCAAGCGCCTCGGTCGTCGTCGGCGGCACCCGCGTGGTCTATCGCGGCACGGACAAGGAAGTCACGCTGAAGCTGACCAATGAAGGCCAGTCTCCCGCACTGACGCAGGCGTGGATCGATGCCGGCACGGCAACCCCCAGCCCCACATCGATCGAAGTGCCCTTCACGGTCACGCCGCCCATCACGCGCATCGATCCCGGCAAAGGCCAGACGCTGCGCATCCTCTATACCGGCGAGCGGTTGCCGCAGGACAAGGAGTCGTTGTTCTGGCTCAACGTGCTCGAAGTCCCGCCGAAGCCGTCGGCCGATGAGAGCGGTGTCAACTCGCTGCAAATGGCGTTCCGTTCGCGTTTCAAACTCTTTTTTCGGCCCAGCGGGTTGCCGGGCAGCGCCATGGAGGCGCCTGCTGCGTTGCGCTGGGAACTTGGCAGCCGCGACGGCAAACCCGCCCTGGTAGCGCATAACCCCACGCCTTACCACGTTTCGCCGGTCACCGTCGAAGTCATCGCCGGCGAACACATTGTCAAGGCGACAGACCCGGACATGATTGCGCCTGGCGCCACCGCGGCCTTCCATCTGGACAGCAATGTCCGCAACCCTGCCGGCGCCACCGTGCGCGTGCACTGCATCAACGACTTCGGCGGCAGGGACAAATTCAGCGCGCCGCTGAGCGCCTCCGGCTCCCGCTAG
- a CDS encoding fimbrial protein: MKFAFAPVVLAASIVFAAQSAHAVDGTITFNGNISATSCTINGNGSGAKSFTVTLPTVSASTLETAGARAGRTPFVIALNCDADTGAVHTYFEPGPTTDASTGNLVLNSGAGTATNVQIGLLNSNFTPIKAGFADGVQNSLPVDLVGGVANLSYFAEYVATDKATAGAANSSVMYTIAYP, encoded by the coding sequence ATGAAATTTGCATTCGCACCGGTGGTGCTTGCCGCCAGCATCGTCTTCGCTGCGCAATCCGCGCATGCCGTCGACGGCACGATTACCTTTAACGGCAACATCTCCGCCACCTCGTGCACGATCAACGGCAACGGCAGCGGCGCGAAGTCGTTCACGGTCACGCTGCCGACCGTGTCGGCGTCCACACTGGAAACCGCCGGCGCCCGCGCGGGCCGCACCCCGTTCGTCATCGCACTGAACTGCGACGCGGATACCGGCGCGGTGCATACCTATTTCGAACCCGGCCCGACCACTGATGCCAGCACCGGCAACCTGGTGCTGAACAGCGGTGCCGGCACGGCGACCAACGTGCAGATCGGGCTGCTGAACTCCAACTTCACGCCGATCAAGGCCGGCTTCGCGGACGGCGTTCAGAACTCGCTGCCGGTGGACCTGGTCGGCGGCGTCGCCAACCTGTCCTACTTTGCCGAGTACGTAGCGACCGACAAGGCAACCGCAGGTGCGGCCAACTCCAGCGTGATGTACACCATCGCGTATCCCTGA
- a CDS encoding L,D-transpeptidase family protein encodes MKRALAALLLAGAAAAPVLAQPPQTTQTPQAPQASAPQASPVAQGPLWFAQGRPVPEAKLAVDALAGAAADGLDPRDYDAEALRQAVHQAATGPVFAPDAAARLDAALTAAMERMLADLHGGRINPRAVHANFAPQEERPYDAAAVLREAVSQHRLPDAVRQAAPTFPLYGTLREALARYREIAAQPVWSQPLPALPAGKLTPGQPWAGTAALTARLAALGDLPAGTKPPARYDGALVNGVKAFQSRHGLEPDGVIGAGTLAQLNLPMASRVRQIELTMERMRWTPLDGPRMIVVNVPEFMLRAYEIRDGKLDIKLEMKVIVGKALDTRTPLFEEGMRYIEFSPYWNVPPSIAKRETIPRLRRDPAYFNRQGFEFVTGEGKAVTTLSEDNLDAVLNGRMRIRQRPGPMNALGDIKFVFPNNENIYLHHTPTPQLFKRDRRDFSHGCIRVESPVALAQFVLQDMTDWNEARIREAMTRGKSNTVRLQQPLPVVLAYGTVIARADGRVSFLPDIYGHDKLLDKALRQRTGRSSPPAIARAAAATQ; translated from the coding sequence ATGAAGCGTGCGCTCGCGGCACTGTTGCTGGCAGGCGCTGCCGCAGCACCGGTCCTGGCCCAGCCTCCCCAGACGACCCAGACCCCGCAAGCGCCACAAGCGTCAGCACCACAAGCTTCCCCCGTCGCCCAGGGTCCGCTCTGGTTCGCGCAGGGCAGGCCCGTGCCGGAAGCCAAACTGGCGGTCGACGCGCTGGCCGGGGCGGCCGCTGACGGCCTGGATCCCCGCGACTACGATGCCGAGGCGCTGCGGCAGGCAGTGCACCAGGCGGCCACTGGCCCGGTGTTCGCGCCCGATGCCGCCGCCCGGCTGGACGCCGCGCTGACCGCCGCGATGGAGCGCATGCTGGCCGACCTGCACGGCGGGCGTATCAATCCGCGCGCCGTCCACGCCAATTTCGCGCCACAGGAAGAACGCCCGTACGACGCCGCGGCGGTGCTGCGCGAAGCGGTCTCGCAACACCGCCTGCCAGACGCCGTGCGCCAGGCCGCGCCCACCTTTCCGCTGTATGGCACGCTGCGCGAGGCGTTGGCCCGCTATCGCGAGATCGCCGCGCAGCCAGTCTGGTCCCAGCCGCTGCCGGCGCTGCCCGCCGGGAAGCTGACGCCGGGGCAGCCCTGGGCGGGCACCGCCGCGCTGACGGCGCGCCTGGCCGCGCTGGGCGACCTGCCGGCCGGCACGAAGCCGCCCGCGCGCTATGACGGCGCGCTCGTCAATGGCGTCAAGGCGTTCCAGTCACGGCATGGTCTGGAGCCCGACGGCGTGATCGGCGCGGGTACGCTGGCGCAGCTCAATCTGCCCATGGCCAGCCGGGTGCGGCAGATCGAACTGACCATGGAGCGGATGCGCTGGACCCCGCTGGACGGCCCGCGCATGATCGTGGTCAACGTGCCGGAGTTCATGCTGCGCGCCTACGAGATCCGCGATGGCAAGCTCGACATCAAGCTGGAGATGAAGGTGATCGTCGGCAAGGCGCTCGATACCCGCACGCCGTTGTTCGAGGAGGGCATGCGCTATATCGAGTTCAGCCCGTACTGGAACGTGCCGCCGTCGATCGCCAAGCGTGAGACGATTCCGCGGCTGCGGCGCGATCCGGCGTATTTCAACCGGCAGGGCTTCGAATTCGTGACCGGCGAGGGCAAGGCCGTGACCACGCTGTCAGAGGACAACCTCGACGCCGTGCTCAACGGCCGCATGCGCATCCGGCAGCGGCCCGGACCCATGAATGCGCTGGGCGACATCAAGTTCGTGTTCCCCAACAACGAGAACATCTACCTGCACCACACCCCGACGCCGCAACTGTTCAAGCGCGACCGGCGCGACTTCAGCCATGGCTGCATCCGCGTGGAATCCCCAGTGGCACTGGCGCAGTTCGTGCTGCAGGATATGACGGACTGGAACGAGGCGCGTATCCGCGAGGCGATGACACGCGGGAAGTCAAACACGGTGCGGCTGCAGCAACCGCTGCCGGTGGTGCTGGCCTATGGCACGGTCATCGCCCGGGCCGATGGTCGTGTATCCTTCCTGCCTGACATCTACGGTCACGACAAACTGCTGGACAAGGCGCTGCGGCAACGCACCGGGCGCTCCTCGCCGCCAGCCATCGCGCGCGCCGCTGCTGCCACGCAATAA
- a CDS encoding YcbK family protein — translation MNDATRKARRRFLHTTGGLALAAGLMPLAPRQALASLPDARSLAFDHTHTGERIKLVFALGDSFVPEALTSLNGFLRDHYSGQVGVIDPQLFDLLYQLRRELGTNEPFQVISGYRSPATNSRLRNSRGGGVARHSLHMDGKAIDIRVAGVPLGDLRDAAKTLKGGGVGFYQGEQFVHLDTGRVRYW, via the coding sequence ATGAATGATGCGACGCGCAAGGCACGCCGCCGCTTTCTACATACCACCGGAGGCTTGGCCCTTGCCGCCGGCCTGATGCCCCTGGCGCCGCGCCAGGCGCTTGCCAGCCTGCCCGATGCGCGCTCGCTGGCGTTCGACCATACCCATACCGGCGAGCGCATCAAGCTCGTCTTTGCCCTCGGCGATAGCTTTGTTCCCGAGGCACTCACGTCGCTCAACGGTTTCCTCCGCGACCATTATTCGGGTCAGGTTGGAGTGATTGATCCACAACTGTTCGACCTGCTGTACCAGCTGCGGCGAGAGCTCGGGACCAACGAACCGTTCCAGGTCATCTCCGGCTATCGCAGTCCTGCCACCAATTCGCGCCTGCGGAATTCGCGCGGCGGCGGTGTCGCCAGGCACAGCCTGCATATGGACGGCAAGGCTATCGACATCCGCGTCGCCGGCGTGCCGCTGGGGGACCTGCGCGATGCCGCGAAGACGCTGAAGGGCGGGGGTGTCGGTTTTTACCAGGGCGAGCAATTCGTACACCTGGACACGGGCCGGGTCCGCTACTGGTAA
- a CDS encoding UxaA family hydrolase, translating into MIHVVLHDARDTVAVAVVEGIQAGTKLNAWIMDEDKIVTVTALQPIPIGHKVALCDMDPNDTVYKYGIDIGKVVAPIKAGEHAHVHNIKTKRW; encoded by the coding sequence ATGATTCACGTAGTGCTGCACGACGCCAGGGACACCGTGGCGGTGGCTGTGGTGGAAGGCATCCAGGCTGGTACCAAACTCAACGCCTGGATCATGGATGAGGACAAGATCGTGACCGTGACCGCGCTGCAGCCGATCCCCATCGGCCACAAGGTGGCGCTGTGCGACATGGATCCCAACGACACCGTCTACAAGTACGGCATCGACATCGGCAAGGTAGTGGCGCCGATCAAGGCGGGCGAACACGCCCACGTCCACAACATCAAGACCAAGCGCTGGTAA
- a CDS encoding UxaA family hydrolase — MSVIDQNTTFWGYRRDNGRVGVRNHVIILPLDDLSNAAAEAVAVAIKGTMAIPHPYGRLQFGPDLDLHFRTLIGAGSNPNVAAVVVIGIEDGWTKKVVDGIARTGKPVVGFGIEGHGDHDTIMRASKAAKEYVQYATALHRVECPISELWVSTKCGESDTTSGCGANPTVGNAFDKLHPLGTTLVFGETSELTGGEHIVAARCANDEVRHQFMAMFERYQGMIDRWKTSDLSESQPTKGNIAGGLTTIEEKALGNIQKIGKKCTVDGVLDKAEEPTHPGLWFMDSSSAAAEMVTLCAAAGYVVHFFPTGQGNVIGNPIVPVIKLCANPRTVRLMSEHMDVDCSGLLQRELTLDQTGDKLLECMLATVNGRWTAAEALGHREFVLTRIHESA; from the coding sequence ATGTCCGTGATCGATCAAAACACCACCTTCTGGGGCTACCGCCGCGACAACGGCCGCGTCGGCGTGCGCAACCACGTCATCATCCTGCCGCTGGACGACCTCTCCAATGCAGCCGCCGAGGCGGTCGCTGTCGCCATCAAGGGCACCATGGCGATTCCCCACCCGTATGGCCGCCTGCAGTTCGGGCCGGACCTGGACCTGCACTTCCGCACGCTGATCGGCGCGGGCAGCAATCCCAATGTCGCCGCCGTGGTGGTGATCGGGATCGAGGATGGCTGGACCAAGAAGGTGGTCGATGGCATCGCCAGGACCGGCAAGCCGGTGGTCGGCTTCGGCATCGAGGGCCATGGCGACCATGACACCATCATGCGGGCGTCGAAGGCGGCGAAAGAATACGTGCAGTACGCCACCGCGCTGCACCGGGTGGAATGCCCGATCAGCGAGCTGTGGGTGTCCACCAAGTGCGGCGAGTCGGATACCACGTCCGGCTGCGGCGCCAACCCGACCGTCGGCAATGCCTTCGACAAGCTGCATCCGCTCGGCACCACGCTGGTCTTCGGCGAGACCTCGGAGCTGACCGGCGGCGAGCACATCGTGGCGGCGCGCTGCGCCAACGATGAAGTGCGCCACCAGTTCATGGCCATGTTCGAGCGCTACCAGGGCATGATCGACCGCTGGAAGACCTCGGACCTGTCGGAGTCGCAGCCGACCAAGGGCAATATCGCCGGCGGCCTCACCACGATCGAAGAGAAGGCGCTGGGCAATATCCAGAAGATCGGCAAGAAATGCACGGTCGACGGCGTGCTCGACAAGGCCGAGGAGCCGACCCACCCGGGCCTGTGGTTCATGGATTCATCTTCGGCCGCGGCGGAGATGGTCACGCTGTGCGCCGCCGCCGGCTATGTGGTGCATTTCTTCCCGACCGGGCAGGGCAACGTGATCGGCAACCCGATCGTGCCGGTGATCAAGCTGTGCGCCAACCCACGCACGGTGCGGCTGATGAGCGAGCACATGGATGTCGATTGCTCCGGCCTGCTGCAGCGCGAGCTGACGCTGGACCAGACCGGCGACAAGCTGCTCGAATGCATGCTGGCCACGGTCAACGGGCGCTGGACCGCGGCGGAAGCGCTCGGCCACCGCGAGTTCGTGCTGACCCGCATCCACGAGTCGGCATGA
- a CDS encoding hydroxyacid dehydrogenase, with amino-acid sequence MKRICISEFMDDAAVQALRAGFDLRYEPGWVDRRAELLDALPDAQALIVRNRTQVDAALLAGAPSLRVVGRLGVGLDNIDVDACRERGIRVIPAAGANARSVAEYVVITAASLLRGAYGSSAQVAAGQWPRARLSEGREALGKTLGLIGFGDIGRQAAALAQAFGMQVVAFDPMLAADDPVWARTGVRSLALDPLLAQADAVSLHVPLVAATRHLLDTQRIAGMKRGAVLINTARGGVVDEAALAQALRDGHLGGAALDVFECEPLPAGSVLADVPNLMLTPHIGGVTQEANARVSMMIAQQVRQTLEVMS; translated from the coding sequence ATGAAGCGCATCTGCATCAGCGAGTTCATGGACGATGCCGCGGTGCAGGCGCTGCGGGCGGGCTTCGACCTGCGGTACGAGCCGGGCTGGGTGGACCGGCGCGCCGAACTGCTCGACGCGCTGCCCGATGCGCAGGCGCTGATCGTGCGCAACCGTACGCAGGTCGACGCGGCGCTGCTGGCCGGTGCGCCTTCGCTGCGTGTGGTCGGGCGGCTCGGCGTAGGGCTCGACAATATCGATGTCGATGCCTGTCGCGAGCGCGGCATCCGCGTCATCCCCGCGGCCGGAGCCAACGCGCGCTCGGTGGCCGAGTACGTGGTCATCACCGCGGCGTCGCTACTGCGCGGCGCCTACGGCAGCAGCGCGCAAGTGGCCGCGGGGCAGTGGCCGCGCGCACGCTTGTCGGAGGGCAGGGAGGCGCTCGGCAAGACGCTGGGGCTGATCGGCTTTGGCGACATCGGCAGACAGGCCGCCGCGCTGGCGCAGGCGTTCGGCATGCAGGTGGTGGCGTTCGACCCGATGCTGGCCGCCGACGACCCGGTATGGGCCCGGACCGGCGTGCGCAGCCTCGCGCTCGACCCGCTGCTGGCGCAGGCCGATGCGGTCAGCCTGCATGTGCCGCTGGTCGCCGCCACGCGGCATCTGCTCGATACGCAACGGATCGCAGGCATGAAGCGCGGCGCCGTGCTGATCAACACCGCGCGCGGCGGCGTGGTCGACGAGGCCGCGCTGGCGCAGGCGCTGCGCGACGGGCATCTCGGCGGCGCCGCGCTCGACGTCTTCGAATGCGAGCCCTTGCCGGCAGGCAGCGTGCTCGCCGACGTGCCCAACCTGATGCTGACGCCGCATATCGGCGGCGTGACGCAGGAGGCCAATGCGCGGGTCTCGATGATGATCGCGCAACAGGTGCGGCAGACGCTGGAGGTCATGTCATGA
- a CDS encoding Ldh family oxidoreductase: MSRVPIAQLERIANAALRRAGASALQADATAAALVRADAAGLASHGVSRVPMYVAHLHADRVDGRATPAVRSARASAALVDAGCGFAFPACDLAIAEAMGRAYETGVGVAAVTNSHHFGAAALPLDAVARVGMVGIAMGNSPAAMPAWGGRRPLFGTNPIAAVFPRRRHAPVVIDLSLSEVARGKIMVAAKQGKPIPLGWALDETGQPTTDAQAALRGSMLPAGGVKGAMLALMVELLVTSLAGASFGAEADSFFTDAGNRPRIGQLFMVLDPGAFAGSDAYAERVEALLQAMLDDEGTRLPGARRDTAQADAQAHGIEIPDALLNELRELAGEAVQEGRA; encoded by the coding sequence ATGAGCCGGGTGCCGATCGCGCAGTTGGAGCGGATCGCCAATGCCGCGCTGCGGCGTGCGGGCGCGAGTGCGCTGCAAGCCGATGCGACGGCTGCGGCGCTGGTGCGCGCCGATGCGGCGGGTCTGGCCTCGCATGGCGTATCGCGGGTACCCATGTATGTCGCGCACCTGCACGCGGATCGTGTCGATGGCCGTGCCACGCCAGCGGTGCGCTCCGCGCGCGCCAGTGCCGCGCTGGTCGATGCCGGCTGCGGCTTCGCCTTCCCGGCATGCGACCTGGCGATCGCCGAGGCAATGGGCCGCGCCTACGAAACCGGTGTCGGTGTTGCGGCGGTCACCAACAGCCATCACTTCGGCGCGGCCGCGCTGCCGCTCGATGCGGTGGCGCGCGTCGGCATGGTGGGCATCGCCATGGGCAACTCGCCGGCCGCGATGCCTGCCTGGGGAGGAAGGCGCCCGCTGTTCGGCACCAATCCCATTGCCGCGGTGTTTCCGCGCCGGCGCCACGCGCCGGTCGTGATCGACCTGTCGTTGTCCGAGGTCGCGCGCGGCAAGATCATGGTGGCCGCGAAGCAGGGCAAGCCGATCCCGCTGGGCTGGGCATTGGACGAGACCGGCCAGCCGACCACCGACGCGCAGGCCGCGCTGCGCGGCTCGATGCTGCCGGCGGGCGGCGTCAAGGGCGCGATGCTGGCGTTAATGGTGGAGTTGCTGGTGACGTCGCTGGCGGGCGCCAGTTTCGGCGCCGAAGCGGATTCCTTTTTCACCGACGCCGGCAATCGGCCGCGTATCGGCCAGCTCTTCATGGTGCTGGACCCGGGCGCCTTCGCGGGCTCGGACGCCTATGCCGAACGCGTGGAAGCCTTGCTGCAAGCGATGCTGGACGATGAAGGCACGCGCCTGCCCGGCGCCCGCCGCGATACCGCGCAGGCTGACGCGCAGGCCCATGGCATAGAGATCCCGGACGCCCTGCTCAACGAGCTGCGCGAACTGGCGGGCGAGGCAGTGCAGGAGGGCCGGGCCTAG